From one Perca flavescens isolate YP-PL-M2 chromosome 4, PFLA_1.0, whole genome shotgun sequence genomic stretch:
- the vapb gene encoding vesicle-associated membrane protein-associated protein B/C — protein sequence MARPEQVLLLEPQHELKFRGPFSDVVTTNLKLSNPTDRNVCFKVKTTAPRRYCVRPNSGIIDAGTSINVSVMLQPFDYDPNEKSKHKFMVQSVLAPPDMTDMEGVWKEAKPDELMDSKLRCVFDMPVENEKTHDMESNKMMSSSLLKSDSSTLPAKSMSSTLDDGEVKKIMEECKRLQMEAQRLREENKQIREDDGLRMRKSNVMSSQHSSIGMKKDEGLSARTMLLIVLFFVVGVIVGKLVL from the exons ATGGCCAGGCCGGAACAGGTTCTGCTCTTGGAGCCTCAGCACGAACTGAAATTCCGAG GTCCATTCTCAGACGTGGTCACCACAAATCTCAAGCTCTCCAACCCTACAGACAGGAATGTGTGTTTCAAGGTGAAGACAACAGCGCCGCGTCGGTACTGTGTGCGGCCAAACAGTGGAATCATTGATGCGGGCACCTCAATCAACGTCTCAG TTATGCTGCAGCCTTTTGACTACGATCCCAATGAGAAGAGCAAACACAAGTTCATGGTCCAGTCCGTGCTAGCACCTCCTGACATGACTGACATGGAGGGAGTG TGGAAGGAGGCTAAGCCAGATGAGCTGATGGACTCCAAGCTGAGGTGTGTTTTTGACATGCCAGTGGAGAACGAAAAAACG CATGACATGGAGTCCAACAAGATGATGTCGTCCAGCTTGCTGAAGTCAGACTCCTCCACGCTGCCTGCGAAGTCAATGAGCTCCACCCTTGATGACGGGGAGGTCAAGAAAATCATGGAGGAATGTAAGAGGCTGCAGATGGAGGCTCAGAGGCTAcgggaagaaaacaaacagatcAGG GAGGATGATGGTCTTCGGATGAGGAAGAGTAACGTGATGTCATCTCAGCACTCATCCATTGGCATGAAGAAAGATGAGGGCTTGAGCGCCCGCACAATGCTCCTCATCGTGCTCTTCTTTGTGGTGGGCGTCATCGTGGGCAAGTTGGTCTTGTAG